The following coding sequences lie in one Cryptosporangium minutisporangium genomic window:
- a CDS encoding AAA family ATPase gives MITTLAVQNYRSLRRMVVGLGCLTVVTGANGSGKSSLYRALRLLADCARNGAVAALAREGGLASTLWAGPETRGPVGLRLGFAGDEFGYAIDFGLPLPSGSAFALDPEIKREVIWSGPFLRPAALLADRANTALRLRDGGSWRSVPGALALYDSMLSEYTDPQHAPEILTLRERIRSWRFYDHLRTDADAPARQAQIGTRTPVLGPDGADLAAALQTIQEIGDKDALEAAIGEAFPGSGLAIGADGGRFELRLGQPGLLRPLGAAELSDGTLRYLMWAAALLSPRPPALLVLNEPEASLHPDLLRPLAGLIVTGATRTQVLVISHSRALLNALDASTTQLTRVELIKDLGETCIEGQGRLDEPPWHWPAR, from the coding sequence GTGATCACGACCCTGGCCGTGCAGAATTACCGGTCGCTGCGGCGCATGGTGGTGGGCCTGGGCTGCCTGACGGTCGTGACGGGGGCCAACGGCAGCGGTAAGTCGAGCCTGTACCGGGCTCTTCGGCTGCTGGCGGACTGCGCCCGCAACGGCGCGGTCGCCGCGCTGGCCCGCGAAGGTGGCCTGGCCTCCACGCTGTGGGCGGGGCCGGAGACCCGCGGCCCGGTCGGCCTGCGGCTGGGCTTCGCCGGTGACGAGTTCGGCTATGCGATTGATTTCGGCCTGCCCCTGCCCTCTGGCTCCGCGTTTGCCCTGGATCCGGAGATCAAACGCGAAGTGATCTGGTCGGGCCCGTTTTTGCGGCCGGCCGCCCTGCTGGCCGACCGCGCGAACACCGCGCTACGTCTCCGGGACGGAGGTTCCTGGCGGTCAGTGCCTGGTGCGCTGGCCCTCTACGACAGCATGCTCAGCGAGTACACCGACCCGCAGCACGCGCCGGAGATCCTCACGCTTCGGGAGCGGATCCGGTCGTGGCGCTTCTATGACCATCTGCGTACCGACGCCGACGCGCCGGCTCGGCAGGCGCAGATCGGCACCCGGACACCGGTGCTCGGCCCGGACGGTGCGGATCTGGCCGCGGCGCTTCAGACGATCCAGGAGATCGGGGACAAAGACGCGCTGGAGGCCGCGATCGGCGAAGCGTTCCCCGGTAGTGGACTGGCGATCGGTGCCGACGGTGGGCGGTTCGAGTTGCGGCTCGGTCAACCAGGCCTTCTTCGGCCATTGGGCGCGGCGGAGTTGTCGGATGGCACGCTGCGGTACCTGATGTGGGCCGCGGCGCTGCTGAGCCCACGTCCGCCCGCGCTCCTGGTGCTCAACGAGCCGGAAGCCAGCCTGCACCCTGACCTGCTGCGGCCGCTGGCCGGGCTGATCGTCACCGGCGCGACCCGTACCCAAGTTCTGGTGATCAGCCACTCCCGCGCCCTGCTGAACGCGTTGGACGCCAGCACGACCCAGCTGACCAGGGTCGAATTGATCAAAGACCTCGGAGAAACCTGCATCGAGGGACAGGGCCGGCTCGACGAGCCGCCGTGGCACTGGCCCGCCCGGTAG
- a CDS encoding LLM class flavin-dependent oxidoreductase has product MADPRLLVALAAAAESSGWDGFFLWDRIAYPPPGRAVADPWVALSAIALATETLRLGPMVTPLARRRAQKVARETVTLDRISNGRLTMGVGLGNPADFVPYGEVVDARERARLLDESLDRLDGYWAGEFEPRPVQRPRIPVWVAANWPHRRPVRRAMRWDGLFPIDLPGPDELAVLATEIRRERGDDDGFDLVVEVAPGAEIRPWADAGATWALTSFDPQPPEEVVREVIAAGP; this is encoded by the coding sequence CTGGCCGATCCGCGGCTCCTGGTGGCGCTCGCCGCCGCCGCGGAGTCGAGCGGCTGGGACGGGTTCTTCCTCTGGGATCGCATCGCCTATCCGCCTCCGGGCCGGGCCGTCGCGGACCCGTGGGTGGCGCTGAGCGCGATCGCCCTGGCCACGGAGACGCTCCGGCTCGGACCGATGGTCACTCCGCTGGCCCGCCGACGGGCGCAGAAGGTCGCCAGGGAGACGGTGACGCTGGACCGGATCAGCAACGGACGCCTGACGATGGGTGTGGGGCTGGGGAATCCGGCCGACTTCGTGCCGTACGGGGAGGTCGTCGACGCGCGCGAGCGGGCCCGCCTCCTGGACGAGAGCCTCGATCGGCTCGACGGGTACTGGGCCGGTGAGTTCGAGCCCCGCCCGGTCCAGCGTCCGCGGATTCCGGTCTGGGTCGCGGCCAACTGGCCGCATCGGCGTCCGGTCCGACGTGCCATGCGCTGGGACGGGCTCTTCCCGATCGACCTCCCCGGCCCCGACGAGCTGGCGGTGCTCGCCACGGAGATCCGCCGGGAGCGCGGGGACGACGATGGCTTCGACCTCGTCGTGGAAGTCGCCCCGGGAGCCGAGATCCGGCCGTGGGCGGACGCCGGTGCCACCTGGGCACTGACCAGCTTCGACCCGCAGCCTCCGGAGGAGGTCGTGCGCGAGGTCATCGCGGCGGGCCCGTGA
- a CDS encoding sigma 54-interacting transcriptional regulator, which translates to MTLHLADHLIDLTRARTTVPDRDSALEALALAAAANLPVLLWGQPGIGKSSTIEQLAADFGVGLETVIASVHEPSDFAGLPIVGPDPDRNGVPMAPPDWAVRLHRAGSGLLFLDELSSAPPAVQAALLRVVLERRVGSLPLPPAVRVVAAANPPDTAAGGWQLAAPLANRFVHLHWQHDPRIVVRGLGGTWPRLRPPRLRPDALEQAVRRARAGVCGFLTARPDYAHRLPTRTEARGGAWPSPRTWEMALRLMAFTFAAEGGDIGRLDETLSVLLRGTLGDGAGLELMAYLDRADLPDPEDVLRDPDGFAPPHRGDLVNAVLTAMVEAVRRRCTRPRWEAGWAVLARVTATAPADALVVPASELAALRDPDWPLPETIDRLQPVLDLLARA; encoded by the coding sequence ATGACACTGCACCTCGCCGACCACCTCATCGACCTCACCCGCGCCCGCACCACCGTCCCGGACCGGGACTCCGCACTCGAAGCACTCGCCCTGGCCGCCGCCGCCAACCTCCCCGTCCTGCTCTGGGGTCAGCCCGGCATCGGCAAGTCGAGCACGATCGAGCAGCTGGCCGCCGACTTCGGCGTCGGTCTGGAGACCGTGATCGCCAGCGTCCACGAACCCTCCGACTTCGCCGGCCTGCCGATCGTCGGCCCGGACCCGGACCGCAACGGCGTGCCGATGGCACCACCGGACTGGGCCGTCCGCCTGCACCGGGCCGGGAGCGGCCTGCTCTTCCTCGACGAGCTGTCCTCGGCACCACCGGCGGTCCAGGCCGCGCTGCTACGGGTCGTGCTGGAGCGCCGGGTGGGCAGCCTGCCGCTGCCGCCTGCGGTCCGCGTCGTCGCGGCCGCGAACCCGCCGGACACCGCGGCCGGCGGATGGCAGCTCGCCGCACCACTCGCCAACCGCTTCGTCCACCTGCACTGGCAGCACGACCCGCGGATCGTCGTCCGCGGGCTCGGCGGCACCTGGCCGCGGCTGCGACCGCCCCGGTTGCGGCCGGACGCACTGGAGCAGGCGGTCCGGCGCGCCAGGGCCGGAGTGTGCGGGTTCCTCACCGCCCGGCCCGACTACGCGCACCGCCTGCCGACCCGCACCGAGGCGCGCGGCGGCGCCTGGCCGTCGCCGCGCACCTGGGAGATGGCGCTGCGCCTGATGGCGTTCACGTTCGCCGCCGAGGGCGGCGACATCGGTCGTCTCGACGAGACGCTCTCGGTGCTGCTGCGCGGGACGCTCGGCGACGGGGCCGGGCTGGAGCTGATGGCCTACCTGGACCGCGCCGACCTGCCCGATCCGGAGGACGTGCTGCGCGACCCGGACGGTTTCGCCCCGCCGCACCGCGGTGACCTGGTGAACGCGGTGCTCACCGCGATGGTCGAGGCGGTGCGGCGCCGGTGCACCCGCCCTCGGTGGGAGGCCGGGTGGGCCGTGCTCGCCCGCGTGACGGCCACCGCTCCGGCCGACGCGCTGGTCGTGCCCGCGTCCGAACTGGCGGCGCTCCGGGATCCGGACTGGCCCCTGCCGGAGACGATCGACCGGTTGCAGCCGGTCCTCGACCTCCTCGCCCGGGCGTGA
- a CDS encoding M23 family metallopeptidase has product MLGAVTTGRSTRLRTRLVLLVVGLGVLAAIVAVATIVVPLLRPPGPRPAFQLPVACGETWQLGTYPGHDDFDVDLFPTEGKAWGRPVLASYGGTVAIAGINGTLGGRTPENPDGPRGQGGGYWVTIDHGRKWETQYLHLLEPPMVREGDRVERGQQIGRVGSTGNSGAPHLHYEQRRGWEKVETYFDSVPSGITTDDREYTTTRKSNNC; this is encoded by the coding sequence ATGCTCGGAGCCGTGACGACCGGCCGCTCCACCAGGCTTCGCACGCGTCTCGTCCTCCTGGTGGTCGGGCTCGGCGTGCTCGCTGCGATCGTCGCGGTCGCGACGATCGTCGTGCCGCTCCTGCGGCCCCCCGGCCCGCGCCCGGCGTTCCAGCTGCCGGTCGCCTGCGGGGAGACCTGGCAGCTCGGCACCTACCCCGGCCACGACGACTTCGACGTCGACCTGTTCCCGACCGAGGGAAAGGCGTGGGGGCGGCCGGTGCTCGCGTCCTACGGCGGCACGGTCGCCATCGCCGGGATCAACGGCACGCTGGGTGGCCGGACGCCCGAAAACCCGGACGGCCCGCGCGGCCAGGGCGGCGGCTACTGGGTGACGATCGACCACGGCCGCAAGTGGGAGACCCAGTACCTGCACCTGCTCGAACCGCCGATGGTCCGGGAGGGAGATCGGGTCGAGCGCGGACAGCAGATCGGGCGGGTGGGGAGCACCGGGAACTCCGGTGCACCGCACCTGCACTACGAACAGCGTCGCGGCTGGGAGAAGGTCGAGACGTACTTCGACAGCGTGCCGTCCGGCATCACGACCGACGACCGCGAGTACACGACGACCCGGAAGAGCAACAACTGCTGA
- a CDS encoding transposase — MTLAQVARDFGVHEMTLSKWMRQADVEDGVKPGVTTDQAAELRELRRRNRLLERNIVRDEDFTCALCESALPAQWNFATK; from the coding sequence GTGACCCTCGCCCAGGTCGCGCGGGACTTCGGGGTCCATGAGATGACGCTGTCGAAGTGGATGCGTCAGGCCGACGTCGAGGACGGCGTGAAGCCCGGCGTCACCACCGATCAGGCCGCGGAGCTGCGTGAGCTGCGGCGCCGCAACCGGCTGCTGGAGCGCAACATCGTGCGCGACGAAGACTTCACCTGCGCGCTCTGCGAGAGCGCACTACCCGCGCAATGGAACTTCGCAACGAAGTGA
- a CDS encoding epoxide hydrolase family protein, translated as MENTNGIRPYTIDIPQADLDDLRDRLARTRWAADLPGVGWSRGVPVSYLKGLASYWRDGYDWRVHERELNRYPQFTTEIDGQNIHFLHVRSPEPDALPLILTHGWPGSIVEFLHVIGPLTDPGAHGGDAADAFHLVIPSIPGSGFSGPTVEAGWDTNRVARAFAELMDRLGYDRYGAQGGDTGAVISPGLGRLNPDKVVGVHANGLSAFTEVDPDDIAELTDAERARLAHLEYLRTEQSGYAMIQISRPQTLAHGLHDSPVGQLAWIVEKFKEWTDPAADLPEDAVDRDLLLTNVMLYWLTGTAGSSANSYYETAHAGAWGASERSTVPTGVAVFPGDVSIRRTVEGEHNVVHWSEFDRGGHFAAMEAPDLFVGDVREFFSKVR; from the coding sequence ATGGAGAACACCAACGGGATCCGGCCCTACACCATCGACATTCCGCAGGCAGACCTGGACGACCTGCGCGACCGGCTCGCTCGGACGCGGTGGGCGGCAGACCTGCCCGGTGTGGGGTGGAGCCGCGGGGTGCCGGTGAGCTACCTGAAAGGACTGGCCTCGTACTGGCGCGACGGCTACGACTGGCGCGTCCACGAGCGGGAGCTCAACAGGTACCCGCAGTTCACCACCGAGATCGACGGGCAGAACATCCACTTCCTGCACGTGCGCTCACCCGAGCCGGATGCGTTGCCGCTCATCCTGACCCACGGCTGGCCCGGCTCCATCGTGGAGTTCCTTCACGTCATCGGCCCGCTGACCGACCCCGGGGCGCACGGCGGCGACGCGGCCGACGCATTCCACCTGGTGATTCCCTCGATTCCCGGCAGCGGATTCTCCGGGCCGACGGTCGAGGCCGGCTGGGACACCAACCGGGTGGCCAGGGCGTTCGCGGAGTTGATGGACCGGCTCGGCTACGACCGCTACGGCGCGCAGGGCGGCGACACCGGCGCGGTCATCTCCCCGGGACTCGGCCGGCTCAACCCCGACAAGGTCGTCGGTGTGCACGCCAACGGGCTGTCCGCGTTCACCGAAGTCGACCCGGACGACATCGCTGAGCTGACCGACGCCGAGCGCGCGCGGCTGGCGCACCTGGAGTACCTCCGCACCGAGCAGTCCGGCTACGCGATGATCCAGATCAGCCGACCGCAGACGCTCGCGCACGGACTGCACGACTCACCGGTCGGGCAGCTGGCCTGGATCGTGGAGAAGTTCAAGGAGTGGACCGATCCGGCCGCCGACCTGCCCGAGGACGCGGTGGACCGCGACCTGCTGCTCACCAACGTGATGCTGTACTGGCTGACCGGCACCGCCGGATCCTCGGCCAACAGCTACTACGAGACCGCGCATGCCGGAGCGTGGGGCGCGAGTGAGCGTTCCACGGTGCCGACCGGTGTCGCGGTGTTCCCCGGTGACGTGTCGATCCGGCGCACCGTCGAGGGGGAGCACAACGTCGTGCATTGGAGCGAGTTCGACCGTGGTGGCCACTTCGCCGCGATGGAGGCGCCGGATCTGTTCGTCGGTGACGTCCGCGAGTTCTTCAGCAAGGTGCGCTGA
- a CDS encoding Imm21 family immunity protein, producing RIKGQDPAIDQWGGTLIGDGTILDDYDRACQVEDGLGVISNGPQALALVLADEPALTCYLAERNILVRWLAADSAAELIGAATDVLDDPDAEWEECGVWETGWRRPTRSRQLTLSGMTVLWSVFDAR from the coding sequence CAGGATCAAGGGGCAAGACCCGGCGATTGACCAATGGGGCGGCACGCTGATCGGCGACGGCACGATCCTCGATGACTACGACCGTGCTTGCCAGGTGGAGGATGGGCTTGGGGTGATCAGCAACGGTCCGCAAGCCCTCGCGCTGGTGCTCGCCGACGAACCCGCTCTGACCTGTTACCTGGCTGAGCGGAACATTCTCGTTCGCTGGCTCGCCGCAGACTCGGCCGCTGAATTGATCGGCGCCGCCACGGACGTCCTCGATGATCCCGACGCCGAGTGGGAAGAGTGCGGGGTCTGGGAGACGGGTTGGCGTCGTCCAACTCGTTCCAGGCAGCTAACTCTCAGCGGCATGACAGTGCTTTGGTCCGTGTTCGACGCACGGTAA
- a CDS encoding flavin reductase family protein, with translation MERTAVAEPVNERMKAAFRRYPTGVAILSARGPDGPVGLTASSVASVSVTPPAVSFSLMATPTARLLLAAPSIVVHLLGSKHAGLADDFARSDGRRFAPEQGWDALPSGEPVLPDALGALRVAPLHRVPVGDATLVVAEVLEVFHGPDDGRLVYHRRSFVVG, from the coding sequence GTGGAGCGAACTGCGGTTGCCGAACCGGTCAACGAGCGGATGAAAGCGGCGTTCCGTCGGTATCCGACGGGCGTCGCGATCCTCAGCGCACGCGGCCCGGACGGGCCGGTGGGACTGACCGCCTCCAGCGTGGCCTCGGTGTCGGTGACGCCGCCCGCAGTGTCGTTCTCGCTGATGGCAACGCCGACCGCGCGCCTCCTGCTCGCGGCGCCGAGCATCGTCGTGCACTTGCTGGGGTCGAAGCACGCCGGCCTCGCGGACGACTTCGCGCGCTCGGATGGGCGTCGCTTCGCGCCGGAACAGGGCTGGGACGCGCTGCCGTCGGGGGAGCCGGTGCTGCCCGACGCCCTCGGCGCGCTGCGCGTCGCCCCGCTGCACCGCGTTCCGGTCGGCGACGCGACGCTCGTCGTCGCCGAAGTCCTGGAGGTCTTCCACGGCCCGGACGACGGTCGGCTCGTCTACCACCGCAGGTCGTTCGTGGTCGGCTGA
- a CDS encoding GAF domain-containing protein translates to MTITDSALAEPHRLAEVERYRWDEPRLIAELDGLAARSAAWTGLPISLMTLLTADHQISIGLHGAPDSIMLGGDVVSRYALPLHWAFCAPMVTTGHSYVVADLSLDPVHADNPFVTELGLRSYVGVPLISPTGQILGGHCVLGPAPHDVRVTDVLTLELGAARTVALLEAHRATLV, encoded by the coding sequence ATGACCATTACCGACAGCGCCCTGGCCGAGCCGCATCGCCTTGCCGAGGTCGAGCGCTACCGCTGGGACGAGCCCCGGCTGATCGCCGAGCTGGACGGCCTGGCCGCGCGCAGCGCAGCCTGGACCGGTCTGCCGATCAGCCTGATGACCCTGCTCACCGCCGACCACCAGATCAGCATCGGCCTGCACGGTGCGCCGGACTCGATCATGCTCGGCGGCGACGTCGTGAGCCGGTACGCGCTGCCCCTGCACTGGGCGTTCTGCGCGCCGATGGTCACGACCGGCCACTCGTACGTGGTTGCCGACCTGAGCCTCGACCCGGTCCACGCCGACAACCCGTTCGTCACCGAGTTGGGCCTGCGCAGCTACGTCGGTGTGCCGCTGATCAGCCCCACCGGCCAGATCCTCGGCGGCCACTGCGTGCTCGGCCCCGCGCCGCACGACGTCCGCGTGACCGACGTGCTCACGCTCGAGCTGGGCGCCGCCCGGACCGTCGCGCTCCTGGAAGCCCACCGCGCGACCCTGGTCTAA
- a CDS encoding vWA domain-containing protein, producing the protein MDVTKLLAARHRAAAARPYLAEALYAMAVVSDPSVLTMAVDRWWRCYAAPAFVAATPVDELAGVWLHEVSHLLRDHHGRADRLTASRGRGSGAGEGLRLNLAMDCEINDDLLTALDDGIRLPDGAVTPERFRLPPALLFEEYAERLPRYALRGRLVWTECGSGAHGVPAPWELGPDGADPLSGTAVASVRHRVAEQIRRGRGSVPLGWRRWATGGGAARVDWRRVLRSAVGAGLRQIGGQVDYSFRRPGRRGAALAGTVVLPGLVAPAPTVAIVVDTSGSVSDQDLGLALAETTGIIKAAGASGNRIRVYSCDATTQTAQEVCAAEQVTLRGGGGTDLRAGIRRALSDAPRPDVVVVLTDGYTPWPATAPPSRIVAGLFGPPIPPGHRRYRPPQWVETVRITDDG; encoded by the coding sequence ATGGACGTGACGAAACTGCTCGCCGCCCGGCACCGGGCGGCGGCCGCGCGCCCGTACCTGGCCGAGGCCTTGTACGCGATGGCGGTGGTCTCCGATCCGTCGGTGCTGACGATGGCCGTCGACCGTTGGTGGCGCTGTTACGCCGCCCCCGCATTCGTCGCCGCCACTCCGGTCGACGAGCTCGCGGGCGTCTGGCTGCACGAGGTGTCCCACCTGCTCCGCGACCACCACGGCCGGGCCGATCGGCTGACGGCCTCCCGCGGGCGGGGCTCCGGGGCGGGCGAAGGGCTCCGGCTGAACCTCGCGATGGACTGCGAGATCAACGACGACCTGCTCACCGCTCTGGACGACGGCATCCGGCTGCCGGACGGCGCAGTGACGCCCGAGCGGTTCCGGCTACCGCCCGCGCTGCTGTTCGAGGAGTACGCCGAGCGGCTCCCGCGCTACGCGCTACGCGGACGTCTGGTGTGGACGGAGTGCGGGTCGGGCGCCCACGGCGTACCGGCGCCGTGGGAGCTGGGACCCGACGGCGCGGATCCGCTCTCCGGGACCGCGGTCGCCTCGGTCCGGCACCGGGTCGCCGAGCAGATCCGACGCGGACGCGGTTCGGTTCCGCTGGGCTGGCGCCGCTGGGCGACCGGCGGCGGCGCCGCGCGGGTGGACTGGCGGCGGGTGCTCCGCTCCGCGGTCGGGGCCGGGCTGCGGCAGATCGGTGGGCAGGTCGACTACAGCTTCCGGCGACCGGGACGGCGGGGCGCGGCGCTGGCCGGCACGGTCGTGTTGCCGGGCCTGGTGGCGCCCGCGCCGACGGTCGCGATCGTCGTCGACACGTCGGGGTCGGTGAGCGACCAGGACTTGGGGCTGGCGCTCGCCGAAACCACCGGGATCATCAAGGCGGCCGGCGCGAGCGGGAACCGGATCCGGGTCTACAGCTGCGACGCGACGACGCAGACCGCCCAGGAGGTGTGCGCGGCCGAGCAGGTCACGCTACGCGGCGGAGGCGGGACCGACCTTCGGGCGGGTATCCGCCGGGCACTGTCCGACGCACCACGGCCGGACGTCGTCGTCGTGCTGACCGACGGCTACACGCCGTGGCCGGCGACCGCTCCCCCGAGCCGGATCGTCGCCGGGTTGTTCGGCCCGCCCATCCCTCCGGGGCACCGGCGGTACCGCCCACCGCAGTGGGTCGAGACCGTGCGGATCACCGACGACGGGTGA
- a CDS encoding SigE family RNA polymerase sigma factor encodes MREKPGDAYQRYVEARLGMFQRLAYMLCQDRTRADDLVQDALERLYLKWEKADDARNTDAYARTILVRVFLSERRTPWARRVVLVDRLPDSAAATGPDTVSAVAVRGALARLAPRQRAVLVLRYFSDLSVDEVAETLGCSPGTVKSQTSKGLATLRRALPDFEAAPQSGLRTRS; translated from the coding sequence GTGCGTGAGAAGCCGGGCGATGCGTACCAGAGGTACGTCGAAGCCCGCTTAGGCATGTTCCAACGCTTGGCCTACATGCTCTGCCAGGACCGAACTCGGGCTGACGATCTGGTCCAGGACGCCTTGGAACGGCTGTACCTGAAGTGGGAGAAGGCGGACGACGCTCGCAACACCGACGCGTACGCGCGCACGATCCTGGTGCGTGTCTTCCTGAGCGAGCGTCGGACACCGTGGGCGCGGCGGGTGGTGCTGGTCGATCGGCTGCCGGACTCGGCCGCAGCGACCGGGCCCGACACCGTGTCGGCGGTGGCGGTCCGCGGCGCACTCGCGCGGCTGGCTCCGAGGCAGCGCGCGGTGCTCGTGCTGCGCTACTTCTCCGATCTCTCGGTCGACGAGGTCGCCGAGACGCTGGGGTGCTCCCCGGGGACGGTCAAGAGCCAGACGTCGAAAGGACTGGCGACGCTGCGCCGCGCGCTACCCGATTTCGAGGCCGCGCCGCAATCCGGGCTGAGGACGAGGAGCTGA
- a CDS encoding RidA family protein, translating into MPTISHNPEGLFPPYRSYSHATEIRGDARLLVISGLNGYLADGRTMPEPFEEQGEIIWQHIGTILRSADMDYRHLVSLRTYLADPSYDEANVRLRVKYLGDHRPSSTVVCCQLLDPAWKLEVEAMAAA; encoded by the coding sequence GTGCCGACGATCAGTCACAATCCCGAAGGCCTGTTCCCCCCGTACCGCAGCTACAGTCACGCCACCGAGATCCGGGGCGACGCGCGATTGCTCGTGATCAGCGGCTTGAACGGCTACCTCGCCGACGGGCGAACGATGCCGGAGCCCTTCGAAGAGCAGGGCGAAATCATCTGGCAGCACATCGGCACGATTCTGCGCTCGGCCGACATGGACTATCGCCATCTGGTCTCGCTCCGGACCTACCTGGCTGATCCGAGCTACGACGAAGCGAACGTGCGGTTGCGGGTGAAGTACCTCGGCGACCACCGTCCGTCTTCGACGGTGGTGTGCTGCCAGTTGCTGGATCCGGCCTGGAAGCTGGAGGTCGAGGCGATGGCCGCGGCGTAG
- a CDS encoding YafY family protein, whose protein sequence is MWETSARLLRLLSLLQARRDWSGAELAERLSITPRTVRRDIERLRALGYPVLATAGTAGYQLGAGTALPPLLLDDDEAVAIAMGLRTAAGGSITGIEETSVRALAKLEQLLPSRLRHRINALQSMTVPMPNAGPTVDPGTLTAIAAACRDSLRLRFDYRTHDGTTSIRTTEPHRLVHAGRRWYLIGWDDDRQEWRTYRVDRLEPRTPTGPRFAPRTPPEPDLSAYTSRAISTSAYRYQARFTLHVSVEIAAERIAPTTGTLEPIDEHSCTLRAGSNSLDELAIYVTTKGFDFQVHEPPELVDHVRTLAARLAAATESGHRELSG, encoded by the coding sequence ATGTGGGAAACCTCCGCACGACTGCTGCGGCTGCTCTCGCTCCTGCAGGCTCGGCGCGACTGGTCCGGCGCCGAACTGGCCGAGCGATTGTCGATCACTCCCCGGACCGTGCGGCGCGACATCGAGCGGCTGCGGGCCCTCGGCTACCCCGTGCTGGCCACCGCGGGCACCGCCGGGTACCAGCTGGGCGCCGGGACGGCGCTGCCGCCGCTGCTGCTCGACGACGACGAAGCCGTCGCGATCGCGATGGGCTTGCGCACCGCCGCTGGTGGCTCGATCACCGGCATCGAGGAGACCTCGGTGCGAGCGCTGGCGAAACTCGAACAACTGCTGCCGTCCCGGCTGCGCCACCGGATCAACGCGCTGCAATCGATGACGGTGCCGATGCCCAACGCAGGGCCCACCGTCGACCCGGGGACGCTGACCGCCATCGCCGCCGCCTGCCGCGACTCGCTGCGCCTGCGCTTCGACTACCGCACCCACGACGGAACGACCAGCATCCGTACGACCGAGCCGCACCGCCTGGTGCACGCGGGCCGGCGGTGGTACCTCATCGGCTGGGACGACGACCGCCAGGAGTGGCGCACCTACCGGGTGGACCGCCTCGAACCGCGCACGCCCACCGGCCCCCGCTTCGCCCCGCGCACCCCGCCGGAGCCCGACCTCAGCGCCTACACCTCGCGAGCGATCTCCACCTCCGCCTACCGCTACCAGGCCCGGTTCACCCTGCACGTCAGCGTCGAGATCGCGGCCGAACGGATCGCTCCCACCACCGGGACCCTGGAGCCGATCGACGAACACAGCTGCACGCTCCGGGCGGGATCCAACTCGCTCGACGAACTGGCCATCTACGTCACCACCAAGGGTTTCGACTTCCAGGTGCACGAACCACCGGAGCTGGTGGACCACGTCCGGACGCTGGCGGCCCGACTCGCCGCCGCGACGGAGTCAGGGCATCGCGAGCTGAGTGGCTGA